Sequence from the Segatella copri genome:
AAGAGTGGTGAAGAGTGGGTGAAGAGTGCCCAAAAACTCTTCACCCCTCGAAACGCCCATAAACACTGGGGATTCCGAAGGAAAGGTGAAGAGTGAAGAGTATTTCCTTATCCCTTACTTACAACATTTTTACAGGCATTTACGCTGACTGTTGCAGTAGAACAGCCAACTAGCGAGCGTACGGCTAGTCAGCTGTTCTTCATTCGCCAGTACACTATTTCCGGTTAACAGCCAACTTATTCCTCGGCAGAATACTCTTCCATTACTAGGCTATAATCGCTACATACTGATAAAAAACTTCGGCAATTACTAGAAATAAGGGTACAAGAAGGCTTTTGAACAGATTCAAAGACCTAGAATAAGAAGTGCAAGGAGACTGTTTCGGGAAGATTTCCACTAGGCTCAGCAGACCTGCTGAGCCTAGTCAGCAACTCTGCCGACTGCAGTCTGCAGGTCTGCCGAGCCTAGTGGCAACACCCTATAGTTGTACAACCGTACACCCTATAGTTGTACAACCATACACCCTATAGTCGTACAACCATACACCCTATAGTTGTACAACTATAGCATTCACTCTTGTACAACCATTGGGCATACACCCAGACAATAAAAACAGCATCTAAAAATGTGGAGATACTCAGGCAAGAATATTGAAATTAAAATATTCCGGAATACAGTTTATACTGCAACAACAAATAAGGGGCGTGCTTAAATGAGCACGCCCCCAGACGAGAGATTTTAAATATTCTTTTCACAAAGAATCCTTGATATTATATAAGTATACTCCGTATGCTTTCCTCACTATTTGATAATAGAGAGGTTGGCTGGCACGAAATTCGACTTACGAGAAGCAGAATTATTATCCTTCATTTTTTGCATGAATGGATAAATGAAAGAGATTAAGGCTCCAATACGATTAGCTTTAACAGCCTCTTTCTTGCTAAACATCTCAAAACGAATAGCACTAACATTATATCCTGACCAAGAACCGTTGTCGGCAAATTCTACAATCGTACCATTTTCCGGATCTCCATAGATGATACCATCCATACTATAGCTATCGCCCCATGTAAAGCCTCCTTTTTTGGTATCCCAAATAGCAGAGTATATATAAGAAGTTGTCTCGTCACCAGTCTCTTCATCCTTTTCTACATAGTCACATAAATACTGACCGCAAAGGAACTTGAAAGACATATTAGCCTCATCATAAGGGACTTCCATACTAGCATTGAGCGCAGGAAAAGATAGTTTCAAAGTATTAGCTGTCTTACCTTTAGCTAAATTACCCAAAATATAAATCAACTTTCCCTTTTTATCCTGACCAGCAAAATAGTAATCGCCCAAGATATCCTTAGATTCACCCTGAACTACAAGGACAGAGTCTTTTCGTGGACCAGAAGTACAATATACATAAGCAGAACGCACTTCACCTGTTTCATTGCTTTTTGTATTGACAACAATACTATCACCTTGCACAACTGCTTCTAGCCAATCTACATCCTCATTCACACTTAAAGCGACCTCATTACTATGAACCATCTTGACGAAATCTTTAGCAGCCGCATCAGCAAAAACAGCCTTATGAGTATCTAGGAAGAAGAGCAAACCAGATTGAGTCACGGAAATATGAGTTTCATTGCCTCCCTGATCTTTGATGGTAACAATTGAATTACGGCTAGCTACAGCTTCATTAACATCAACGGTCACCTTCACCTTATAATCACCATCAGCAGAAACCACGCACCAATCATCACTACTCTCTACAGAAGCAATAGGCGTAGAACTAGCAACTGTAATCTCACCATCACCACCTTTAGCATTGAAAGCAACACTAGATTCTGTGACCTTCAATGGAGAGACTGTTGGAGTATAATCATCGTCCGAACATGCCACAAATGTCAAAAGACATCCCAACAGCATATAAATTATATTCAGTTTCTTCATAATCTCAATTCTTTAAAATATTATTACGGTTCAGAGTACTACAACTTCAATGTAAACCATACTGAAGGATCTTTTGTACTCTCCAACTTTACCTGAGTCTTAATCTTGCCATCATTGAATGTCGCTTTGTATGGAGCGTTGTCAAGGATATAGTCAACGAATGGAGCCGCAACTTTATTCTTACTAGACGAAGTGAAACCTGAACCTTCACCGAGTCCCTTGATACCGATAACACCAGCGGCTTCATCATAACTCAAATCAACGCCATAGTTAGCTGAAGAACTAAATTGAGTGCCGAAAAGTTCCAAATTCCAATTGATGCCAATAATCATATCATATCCCATGCCAAAATCGAAGCTAGCTGTAGATTTTCCTATATAGGCGCCTTCGAAAGTATAGGAAGAACTCATTTCTGGCAGTTTATCATAAAGTTCCTTCAAACCATCGCACATGTCTTCACCATCAAAGTTCCAATTGAGTTTAGGATTAAGGAACTGATCGGTTGCAGAAGGAAGGTCAATAGAACTCTGATTATCATCTGCAACGATATTGCCTGTAGCTTCATCATACTTGAAGTACTGGAAGGACTTGCCACCAACGCTGATAGGTTCGTAAAAATGGAAGCCCTCTGGGGTATAAAACATTGGTACATTTAACTCCAAGTCTGTACTATCAATATCATTGATATAGATTGTTTTTCCTTCAATATCCACAGGATATTCTTTGTTTCCTATCTTCAAGAACTGATAGTTTACCTTTGAAAGATTTTCGCTCATCTCAATGGTCTTCTTGATAAAAGTCTCAGCATCAGTATCCTTCAGCTTATACATTTTGAGAATGTTCTCATACTTTTTACCACGAAGATAAATGGTATCCTGATCCTCACTAGTTTTGAGGAAAGTAAACTCATAGTCACTCTCATAACCATCTACATCAGAAGAACCTTGAGGCTCAGAGAAGAAATGGAACAACAGATTATAGGTATCAAACGTAAGAATAACGCCCTGCTCTGCCTTTACAGAATACTTAGAAGATAACACTGTACCAGCAGGCCACTCCTCTGTATCACTATACAAAGTGAGGTCGCTAGCCATTGATACGTCTTCATCGCCAAACTTTGCCGTATAAATAAATCCACCATAGGAACCATCACTTGGCAAAAACTCCATCACCCATCCGTTCTCACTACTGGTGAGCAACTTCTGGTACTTGTCCACACTCTTGTTCAAGCGCTGTGCAGCAGACTCACCAAACAGGTCGTCCTCCTCATGAGAACAAGAGGCAAATCCAACGCACAACATGAGTGCCATGATGATAAAACTATATATTTTTTTCATAATTCAATAATCTTTATTTGAGTGATTCCAAATCTACATTTCCATCTACTACGTCATTGAGTCGGCGCTGTACGCAATCGCGAAGTTCATCCATATCAATGCCCCAAGATGTGGCCATGTATTTCTTTACTATCTCAAGTTTCTGATTGATAATATCAGCACCCTCTGAGCCAGCATCAGCAATAATGGCCTGCCATTCGGCAGGAGTCTTTGTAATATAGATAGAGGTAACCTCAGCTATATCCTCACGAGGCTCGCACATGGCATAAGGTGAAACAAAGCCTAACTGATGAGCCTCAGAATCGCTCATCAAATACCAGTCACCGCTCACATAATCTTTCTCAGAAATCAAATCATACTCAGTAGGGTAACTTTTTGTCTGATGGAGAATATGAGAGAACTCATGGTGCATTGTCTTGAAGTAGTAGTGATTGAGAAATTCTCTGTCTATCATCAAGTTGTTCACCAAGTACAATGTCACTTTCAATCCACCCTCTGCAGTACCCAGAATCATGGTTCCATTGTTCTCGTATGCAGCTGAGCCTACAAAATGCAGCATTTTTGGCACAAACTTGCGAGTGAAATCTACACCGGCAACTTCATCATAAGCCTCCAACCAAGCATACTTTACAATATGCGCTAACTCAACCGACTTTTCATACTGAGCTGGTGCCAAGGAATAATTATGATCTGACTCTATATCCTGCAATCGATACATCAAGTTGATATTGTAAGGCAAGGTATAGTTCTTGTATATCCACTTATCAAAATCATTCTCCTTTACCTGGCTATCTTGAAAGATACTTTCCTTATCCAAATCGCTCTCGCTACAAGAAGTAAAACTACCTAAAGCAGCCACCGACAGCGCAAACATAAATATATATTTCTTCATAATCTTTCTTCTTTTATTAATCATTACTTACGTGGATTTGCCTCAAGTCCAGCCTTGATGACACTAGCCGGTAACTGAATGGCACGACGTGGGTCATCCACATTCATCGTATCGGTCACAGTAATGTCACCACTACCATCAATGGTACGGCGATAGATAGTCATACCATAGCGCTTGATATCAAACCAGCGAAGTCCCTCATGCAGGGTCATGATACGACGACAATGAAGCAAGCATTGCAAGAAGTTTTCCTGGTCACCCTTCTCTACGGTAAAGTCAGGATGCAATTCCTTCTTTGGAGTTGGCTCTGTAGGAGTATAGTACTTCATGCCGGTAGACTCACCAGTCAATTCATTCTCCTGATATTCGCCATACACTCTATTGATATCATCCATTGTGACATTTTTAGTATATGATGTAAAATTATGCATCCAGATATTGAAATTAGTCAATGCCTTATCATAATCCTTCTTCATAATGTAAGCCTCTATCATATTGAGCATCACCTCGTCAGATGTCAAAGCTGGGAACATTTCATGAGGAACACCTACATCATTGACAGCATCTGTAATTTCAAAGAACTCACCAAATTTATCCATGATAACTTTTGGCATACTCGTATACTGGTATATCTTATAGTTAAGTCGAGAATAACTTCCCCAAAGAGTAGTTGCCTTATTTGTCTCGGTAGCAGCAATCGTGGTATTGTGGCAATACTTATAACCGATACCATAAGGACCATAATAACGTACCCAAAGCGAATTGGTAGAGCACAACAAAAGGTTGGACTTTCTGTCGGCATTAACAAAAGCATTGGCACGCACACTGTTGTTAGGCGACAGAGATCCTATCTCCTTCCATTCTCTTAACATGGAGAGAGGATTGCTTGTCAAAACATCCTGTGCATACTTGATTACCTTATCGTAATTACTCTTATCATCCTGCACATAGAAGAGATAGAAACGAGCGGCCAAAGCTTCAGCAGCCTTCTTGGTAAAATGATAAGCTGGCACAGAATAGCTGGCCTCGTCCAACAATGGAATACCTGCCAGCAAGTCTTCCTCTATATGCTTGTATACATCAGCTACAGTGCCACGCTCATAGTGAGGAGCCACAGTAGTTTCCACCTTAGTGACATAAGGTATACCAAGATCAGTGCTTGAAGTTTTTGGACTATAAGCCTTACTAAAGATATTCACCAAAATGAAATGATTGAAAGCTCTGGCTACCAAAGCCTCACCCTTAGCTGCCTGAAGTTCGGCAGGGTTACCTTGCTTTTCAATTGCGTCCAGTACCATATTGGCAGAGGCAATGGAATGGTAACAGGCATTCCACAATTTAAATGGGCTATCATCATCTTCATAAGTGATATTCTTCCATTCCGAAGCCTCATCCTGAATTTTTTTATAAGAGGTGTAGCCCAACACATCCATATGGTCAGTATTATCAGACTCAAACTCTGCTATAGCTGCATAATGTGTGGTTGGATAGCATGACACCAACATATCCTGAATTTTTGATGTCTCATCCAATTCGGTGCGGTTGTCTGGCATCTTGTCCAGATAGTCATCGCAAGATGTCATGCCCAGCACGATGGATGCTGCTAATATATAATATTTGAAACTTACTTTCATAATTTATCTTTTATTAGAGAGTTAAACATTAAATGCCTAATCTGAGTGTCAGTGTGTACTGCTTTGGCATTGGGGCTGCGACACCACCTGAACGGAAGAATTCAGGATCCTGACCATTCAACTTGTCATCTGCATAGATGAGGAACAAGTTGGTAGCTTGCAACTTCAGTGAGAGGTCGCTCAACTTCAATGGTTCCAACCATGACTTAGGGAAATCATACGACAGAGAAATCTCCTTCATACGAATGAAGTCACCCTTAGCTACACGAGCGGTAGAATAATTGTAGGCATTGTACAATGTCTTAAGATAATTATCTCTCGTTACCTGAGCATTTGTCAAGATAACAGGAATGTCGGTAATATTCTCATCTCCTGCCTGAACAAAGCGGTTTTTAAATTCCTTTGGCATGGCAGTAAGGTCTGTATATTTTTCCTTGAACACAGGATCCAATCGTACAACATTGCCGAATGAATAGGTAATGAATACATTCAAACGCAAATTCTTGTACTTAAATATATTACCAAAACTACCGGTTGTAGTAGGATCACTAGGACCCTCATATACCAAGTTGTCAAGAGTCTGACTCTGGAAATCGATATTTTCACCACTAGATGTCACATTGCCATTCTGATCAGTAATTACCGGATAACCCTTATCACTCAAACCATTAAACTTATAAGAGAACAAACCTCTTACAGGATATCCCTCGAGAGCGAAACCTGTACCAGAAACCAGGTCGATAACCTTTGAGTTCGTCTGTAAGTCTGTAACCTTAGTCTTTGAATAAGAGAATATGAAGTCTGTGGTCCAAGCGAAATCCTTGGTTTGAATATTCTTGGTAGAAAGAGTAAACTCCACACCATGTGATTTCATAGAAGCCACATTAGCAAGTTTCTCTATCTGACCACCAGCACCTGTTGTACGAATCAGACCAATCAAATCGTAGTTATTACGAGTATACCAGTCAAGGGCAAAGTTGATGCGGTTATTAAAGAAACCTGCATCAAAACCGAGGTTCAACTCATGCTTCTTCTCATATGTCAATTCATCATTACCCAAATCGCTCCAGTCCATACCACTCTCCTGGATGCTAGCGAAAGGACGGTAAGGCTTGTAACTCTTTAAGACTGCAGCCGCATTGGAAACATTTGTTGGACCAGGGTCACCAGTCAAAGAATAAGAAGCCTTCAATGTCAAATGAGAAAGCGTTGGACGCAAATTTTCGAAGAAACTCTCCTCATGCATATTCCATGCACCAGAAACATTCCAAGTAGGCAACCATCTGGCAGAACGACTCTTACCCAATCGGTTAGTACCTTCGTAACGATATGTACCATTGATAACGTAACGTCCCTTATAAGAATAGGTTGCATTAGCAAAGAATGCTGCCGTACGAGAGAACGTGTTAGAGAGTGTGTAATAATCGGTACCACTCTCAATGCTCTTTTTGAAGAACTGATAAGTATAGAAAGGTATTTCACCCTTTGTATACTGCATTCCCCAACCATTGAAGAAATTCTTGTTACGGCTGATATCACTCACTTCCATACCACCAAAGAGGTTGACGATGTGCGAATTATCAAAAGTATGATTCCAGTTCACAGTACCACGAAAATCGTAACTGTTCATTTTATAATCTGTCTTCTGATAAATACCACCCTGTGGTAAGATAGAGATTGGCAACGCATAAGGGTTGTCTGGGTCTGTATACAAGAATGGGTTCTTGTCACGAACTGTAGCATCAGGCATAGCACGATAAGCACGAGCTTGGTTGGAATTATCATGTACAATATGTTCCTGCATAGTGCCAGAATGCTTTACCGCACCTAACAATGAAAACTCCAATCCCTTAATTGGCTTATACTTTAATTCACCCTGGAACTTTACATCAGTAACGTCAAGGTTCATATAGTTTTTGTCCAACTCGTCTAAGATATTAAAGTCTGCATAGTTGCGAGTATAGTACGTATTGGCATCCAATGTTCTTGAGGTATTCAACGCATAAGAATATGGGTTGATATCAAAATCACGCTTTACCTCACCATACACTGGGTCCACTGTCTGAGACAAAGTACCAGGAGCTCTCTGCTTACGATAAGAGCCAGAAGTGATAATATTGAAAGACAACTTATCCGAAATATTATATGTAGCATTTAAATTGGCTGTATAGCGATTTACTTTGCTCTGCTTGTACCAACCTGGATCTACCATTGCACTCAAAGATGCATAGAAATTGAGTTTATCTGTACCTCCGCTCATGCTCACAGAGTGATTGTGCTGGATGGCACTAGAGAAAAGTTCATCAAACCAGTCTGTATTTCTATATTCTGCCTGACGCAAATACTCATTCATTGCATGCTCAGTATTCTCAAGCGCAAAGGTTCCACTAGTTGGATCGTAGGTATTCATGAGCTGGTACATCTTACCATAGACACCACTCTCTGAAGCACGGTATGTATCAGAGAAATTGAGCCATCCTTTCTGCTTCAACTCTTTATAGACACCCATCTGTTCCTGAGAGTCCATGATATTAAACTCGCTATAATGAGGTTTCAAGCGCATGGTATATTCACCAGTATAAGAAATCTTGCTAAATCCAGCACGACCCTTCTTGGTTGTAACAACGATGACACCAGCCATGGCACGTGCACCATAAATAGAGGTAGCAGAACCATCCTTCAAAATCTGGAAACTTTCAATATCATCAGCATTCAAACCTGCAATAGCAGAAGAAATCAAGGTCTCGGCATCACCAGATGAAAGGTCGTCTGTACTAACATCTGTGACATCCTCCATGATGACACCATCTACAACCCAAAGAGGTTTAGAAGAACCATAGATAGATGTAGCACCACGGACACGAATTTTTGGCGCCGTACCAAATGTACCTGTCACATTCTGCACAGATACACCAGCTGCACGACCTTCGAGGGAGCGACTGATATCAGCCACACCATCCAACTTTGCTTCCTCAGCATTTATACTTGTAGCTGCACCTGTAAACAGGCGACGGTCTACATGCTGCATACCCGTTACAACCACCTCGCCCAAGCTTTTGCTATCAGGCTTCAACTTGATAAGCATCTTGGCAGACGGAGATAAAGTCTGTGGCTGCATACCGATGTAGCTAACTACAAGTTTCTTACCAGCAGGTACCTCCAAAGAGAAGTGACCGTCAATATCGGTGACGGTACCTGTACGTGCCGCTCCGGCGACTACGACAGATGCACCGATGACAGGTTCACCATCTTCCTGAGAAACTACGGTACCTGTTACTTTCGTTTGAGCCAATGCCCCCCCCACATAAAAGGAAGAGATTGACTAACAAGAAAAGCAATCTTTTTTCCATAAAATCCTCTCTTAAAAATTAAACAACTCTTATAACTTTATATAATTATTTTTTCTCTTCTTACACTTTTTTAAATATCTCTCATTACTTTACGGGTGCAAAGATAAGAAAAAAGTATTGAATTAATGCAAACTTTATCGATATTTTTATAGAAAAAAGTTAGTTTTTCTTGATTTTCGTCAACATTTAGAAATATCGTCTACACTTTTAATAGAAAAAAGTCAGAAATAATAGATTTAAGCAAAGTTTACGAAAAGAAAACAAAAATGTTCTAAAACACAAAAAAAGGCAAGGTTTCTGTAAAACCCCATTCAGAAGTTTCCCAGAAGTCTTGCCTTTCTTTACCTATATTTACTACTTAAGTACCTTTATCAGCCACTTGATTATTTATATTTGCTGCTTGAGTACATTTTCTATTATCCAAATAAATCAATTTTATTTCTTAAGCGTAAATTCAAACTTCAAGCCGCCTTCCAGTTGATTACTTACACGGATGGTTCCGCCATGCAGAAGAACGGCATTCTTGACGATGGCAAGACCCAAACCGGTGCCACCCATCTTGCGGCTGCGTCCCTTATCTACCCGATAGAAACGCTCGAAAAGACGGGAGAGATGCTCGGCAGGAACTCCTTGACCGTTATCACAGAAGATGAAATGCCACTTGTAGCCCTGCTCCTTGGCACTCAACGTTATCTTACGCCCTTCGCCGGCATAAGCTATGGCATTGTCGGTAAGATTGCGGAACACACTATAGAGCAGACTGCGGTTACCCTTCACGATAATATGCTGGTCGGGAAGAATATTCTCGAAAGTCATCTTGTGCGACTCTCTTTCCAGCGCCGTCTCATGGGCTATTTCACTCACCATCTGCGTAATGTCTACCGCCTCGAAATCTATCATATCCGAACCGTCATCCAACCGGTTCAGGGTTGAGATGTCGCGGAGCAGAGAGGTGAGGCGTTCGCTTTGGGCATAACAGCGCTGCAGAAACTGCGACTTCATCTCTTCGTTGATATGCGGATTGTCGAGTATCGTTTCCAGATAACCCTGAATACTTGCCACAGGAGTCTTCAGCTCGTGAGCGATATTCTGGGTAAGCTGCCGCTTCAGTACATCCTGTTCACGTCGGGTGGTCTGTATGCGCTTATACATCTTGATGATGCGCTCAGCAATCTCGCCCAACTCATCGTTAGGGAACTTGGCGAGATCTTCCACCTCCAGACTCTCGTTATGGTCTGCCTTATAAGCAAAGATGCTCAGTTTGGAAACATTCTTAGCCAGACGGTCCGTAAAACGGTAGAGCACGATGGTAAGCAGGATGACGGCTACGATGGCAAACCAGATGAAATGCTGGTCGGCCTGCAGCGATTTTGCCAAATCATTATTGTAGGGTAGTGCCGTACGGATGATGAGCTTGCTTTCCGGAAAATAAGAAGCCACATAGAAATAATCGTGCTTCAGGGTTTTAGACTGTCGCTCCACGCTTGAGCCTACCCTGTTTTTCAAGGCCTCTGCTATTTCCTCACGCTTGGCATGGTTGGCAAAATGTTCATAGTCGGAACTCATGTTGTCATAAATCACCTTACCGTTAGGGCGCACTAGCGTAACACGAAGATCCTTGCTTTCATGTTCTCGGACAAAAGCCTGCAACTTCTCATGAGCCACAGTCACTTTCTTATTGTGAAGGCTATCCTGCAGAATAATTCCTTCACCAGGAGAGAGCGCCAGATCTTCTGCCAACAGTTCATTATAATTTTCCAGCTTGATAGTAAGCGTACCTATTTTATACTGTTTCTCACGTGCCTGCTGGAACACGATAAAACTGACGGCGAACACAAGGAACACCGCCAGTACACAGAAGTACAACTTCCTACCTACACTATTTAACTTAAACATTTTAATTACGCATCAAAATAATAACCGAACCCCAGACGGGTAACGATGCACTTGGCAAACTTACCAATCTTCTTTCTCATACGGGTGATGTTGACATCCACCGTGCGGTCGAGTACCATCACATCCTTAGGCCATACCCGGTCGATAAGTTCCTGACGGGAGAACACCTTGCCGCGCTCTTCGAGGAAAAGACGCAGAAGTTCGAACTCAGTCTTGGTGAAAGGGATAGCCTCACCATCGATGCTCACCGTCTTCTTGTCCAGATTCAGCTGCAGTCCCTGATAGTTGATGATCTTCGATTCATCAGCATCGCCAGCCTGTTCAGCCGTACGGCGCAAGACGGCACGCACTCTGACCATCACCTCTCGTATAGAGAAAGGTTTCGAGATATAATCATCGGCACCGATATTGAATCCAGTAACCGTATCGTTTTCCGTATCTCGGGCTGTAAGGAAGATAATCGGAACATTGGCTGTCATCGGATTGTCCTTCAACTGCTTAGCCAGCTGGAAACCGCTCATTCCTCCCATCATGACGTCCAACAGCAGCAGGTCGAACGAAGCGATGTCCATCTCCAAAGCCTCTTCTGCAGAATTGGCAGTCTCTACCTCATATCCTTCTGTTTCGAGATTGAATTTCAGAATCTCACACAAGTCTTGCTCATCATCAACAACAAGTATTCTTTTCATATTCTCTTCCATATTTCATGTTATTTAAAATATCGCTGCAAAATTACGACTTTTCTTTCGTAATAAGCGTTACATTCGGTTACAATTTCGTGACATTTAGTTCTTTAGAGAAAAAAAATATAAAAAAGCGGGTATTTTGTTACACATTTTAACTTAGTGTTTCCAAATTCGCTACATGTTTCTTTGCTAGTTAGAAACAGAAATACTACTTTTGCACCCGATATAACTATAAGTGAGCATATAACACAACTGAAAGAGTATGAAAGATAAAGTAAATGCAATTCCCTTAATCGGTGAAATCATCAAAGAGGAATTAAACAAGCAAGGCAAGACCACAGTATGGCTTGCTGAGCAATTAGGCTGCCATCGTACTAATATATATAAGGTATACGGCAGAGCCACTATAGATACGGGTATGCTTTACCATATCTGTCAGTTGCTGAACATAGATTTGTTTAAGGTTTATTCAGACGCTTTGCGCAAACGCAAGAAAAAGAATCAAGATTTAAACTAAAAATAACTAAAACAATAAGACCTGAGGTTAATCACCCCAGGTCTTATTGTTTTTATGCCAATCGCTTTTCCAGACGCTCGCGGATGGCAGCGATAAAGCCAGCTGAGTTTACAGCCTTAGCCTCAACACCTTCCATCAGGTTTACGAGATCCTTGGTAGCGATACCATCATTCAAAGTATCGAAACATGCAGCCTCCAACTGGTCGCCAAAGTTCTGAAGTTCCTTGATGCCATCCAGTTCGCCACGCTTTCTCAACGCACCGCTCCATGCAAAGATGGTAGCCATAGGGTTGGTAGATGTATCTTCACCCTTCAGGTAGCGATAGTAGTGACGGGTTACGGTACCATGGGCTGCCTCATACTCATACTTGCCGTCAGGAGAAACCAATACGGAAGTCATCATCGCCAGAGAACCGAAAGCTGTACTGAGCATATCGCTCATCACATCACCGTCATAGTTCTTGCAAGCCCAGATAAATCCGCCCTTGCTGCGGATAACACGGGCTACGGCATCATCAATCAATGTATAGAAATACTCGATACCGAGTTCTGCAAACTTCTCTTTATAGTCGCTCTCATATACTTCCTCAAAGATTTTACGGAACTGGGCATCATAAGTCTTAGAGATGGTATCCTTGGTAGCAAACCAGAGATCCTGCTTGGTATCAATGGCAAACTTGAAGCAGCTGTGAGCAAAGCTGCGGATACTCTTATCAGTATTGTGCATGCCCTGGATAACGCCAGCACCATCGAAAGAATGAATCTCAATCTCCTGCTTCTTGCCGCTCTTACCCTCGAATACGAGTTTGGCTGTACCTGGCTCATCAGCACGAAGTTCCACGCTCTTGTATACATCGCCGTAAGCATGACGGGCGATGGTAATAGGCTTCTCCCAGTTCTTTACACAAGGGTGGATGCTTGGGATGGTGATAGGAGCACGGAATACGGTACCGTCCATGATGCTACGGATAGTTCCATTAGGGCTCTTCCACATTTTGTGGAGCTTATACTCGTCCATACGCTGTGCATTAGGAGTGATAGTAGCACACTTCACAGCCACGCCATATTTCTTAGCCGCCTCAGCAGAGTCGATGGTTACC
This genomic interval carries:
- a CDS encoding BACON domain-containing protein — encoded protein: MKKLNIIYMLLGCLLTFVACSDDDYTPTVSPLKVTESSVAFNAKGGDGEITVASSTPIASVESSDDWCVVSADGDYKVKVTVDVNEAVASRNSIVTIKDQGGNETHISVTQSGLLFFLDTHKAVFADAAAKDFVKMVHSNEVALSVNEDVDWLEAVVQGDSIVVNTKSNETGEVRSAYVYCTSGPRKDSVLVVQGESKDILGDYYFAGQDKKGKLIYILGNLAKGKTANTLKLSFPALNASMEVPYDEANMSFKFLCGQYLCDYVEKDEETGDETTSYIYSAIWDTKKGGFTWGDSYSMDGIIYGDPENGTIVEFADNGSWSGYNVSAIRFEMFSKKEAVKANRIGALISFIYPFMQKMKDNNSASRKSNFVPANLSIIK
- a CDS encoding DUF4302 domain-containing protein gives rise to the protein MKKIYSFIIMALMLCVGFASCSHEEDDLFGESAAQRLNKSVDKYQKLLTSSENGWVMEFLPSDGSYGGFIYTAKFGDEDVSMASDLTLYSDTEEWPAGTVLSSKYSVKAEQGVILTFDTYNLLFHFFSEPQGSSDVDGYESDYEFTFLKTSEDQDTIYLRGKKYENILKMYKLKDTDAETFIKKTIEMSENLSKVNYQFLKIGNKEYPVDIEGKTIYINDIDSTDLELNVPMFYTPEGFHFYEPISVGGKSFQYFKYDEATGNIVADDNQSSIDLPSATDQFLNPKLNWNFDGEDMCDGLKELYDKLPEMSSSYTFEGAYIGKSTASFDFGMGYDMIIGINWNLELFGTQFSSSANYGVDLSYDEAAGVIGIKGLGEGSGFTSSSKNKVAAPFVDYILDNAPYKATFNDGKIKTQVKLESTKDPSVWFTLKL
- a CDS encoding zinc-binding metallopeptidase produces the protein MKKYIFMFALSVAALGSFTSCSESDLDKESIFQDSQVKENDFDKWIYKNYTLPYNINLMYRLQDIESDHNYSLAPAQYEKSVELAHIVKYAWLEAYDEVAGVDFTRKFVPKMLHFVGSAAYENNGTMILGTAEGGLKVTLYLVNNLMIDREFLNHYYFKTMHHEFSHILHQTKSYPTEYDLISEKDYVSGDWYLMSDSEAHQLGFVSPYAMCEPREDIAEVTSIYITKTPAEWQAIIADAGSEGADIINQKLEIVKKYMATSWGIDMDELRDCVQRRLNDVVDGNVDLESLK
- a CDS encoding RagB/SusD family nutrient uptake outer membrane protein, translated to MKVSFKYYILAASIVLGMTSCDDYLDKMPDNRTELDETSKIQDMLVSCYPTTHYAAIAEFESDNTDHMDVLGYTSYKKIQDEASEWKNITYEDDDSPFKLWNACYHSIASANMVLDAIEKQGNPAELQAAKGEALVARAFNHFILVNIFSKAYSPKTSSTDLGIPYVTKVETTVAPHYERGTVADVYKHIEEDLLAGIPLLDEASYSVPAYHFTKKAAEALAARFYLFYVQDDKSNYDKVIKYAQDVLTSNPLSMLREWKEIGSLSPNNSVRANAFVNADRKSNLLLCSTNSLWVRYYGPYGIGYKYCHNTTIAATETNKATTLWGSYSRLNYKIYQYTSMPKVIMDKFGEFFEITDAVNDVGVPHEMFPALTSDEVMLNMIEAYIMKKDYDKALTNFNIWMHNFTSYTKNVTMDDINRVYGEYQENELTGESTGMKYYTPTEPTPKKELHPDFTVEKGDQENFLQCLLHCRRIMTLHEGLRWFDIKRYGMTIYRRTIDGSGDITVTDTMNVDDPRRAIQLPASVIKAGLEANPRK